AGTGTTTGGAACATTGCTATCAAGTCTAAATAATCTGCCCCTAAATCTTGAATAAGATTAGCATCTAGGGTGATTTTTTGCTGTTCATTTGCTAATTCTTTGGCAACAACAGCTTGGACTGTGTTAAATATATCTTGTTGGGTCATAAATAACCTCTTGTGTTTGCTAGTTTGAAAGACTTGTTCAGAAAACTATTGGATGAGAACACTTATAATATAAATCTATTAAAATATGGTTACAATGGACTTTTGTTTGAAAAATGAGGAAATCCCTTAGATATATTTTTATTTATAAAAACCTCATTGTAGATTTAGGATTCCATATAACAATAAAATCCCTGAATTATTTAAAAAATCAGAAATCTGGAGCTTTGTTATTACTCTATATTTATTGAATGAACTAAACGAAAGGTGTTTCCAAAATTTTTTTTAGATATTTCTTAGGATTTTCCTCACAAAACTCGATAATCTTAGGAATTTGAAATTCTGCTAACCGCTCTTTACAGTAATTTTGAACAAGCTCCGTACATCTCAAGAGTGGCAAAATCAAAGGTAGTGTGTCGAATAAACCACTCAAACATCCA
The Nostoc punctiforme PCC 73102 genome window above contains:
- the acpP gene encoding acyl carrier protein; amino-acid sequence: MTQQDIFNTVQAVVAKELANEQQKITLDANLIQDLGADYLDLIAMFQTLEDTFNTKIPHREAKQLVTVQQIVNYINQKVFI